One segment of Anguilla anguilla isolate fAngAng1 chromosome 1, fAngAng1.pri, whole genome shotgun sequence DNA contains the following:
- the LOC118231578 gene encoding interferon alpha-inducible protein 27-like protein 2 → MGLLGIALGAALGVGTATVAIPAVVGLAGFTAAGVAAGSVASSMMSAAAVANGGAVATGSAVAVLQSIGAAGLSTAASAALSSAGATIGAILI, encoded by the exons ATGG GTCTTCTTGGAATAGCACTTGGGGCCGCACTCGGTGTTG GTACGGCCACCGTTGCGATTCCAGCGGTTGTAGGACTAGCGGGCTTCACAGCTGCCGGTGTTGCGGCCGGATCCGTCGCCTCCTCCATGATGTCAGCAGCGGCGGTAGCCAATGGGGGCGCAGTGGCTACTGGATCTGCGGTGGCTGTTCTACAGTCAATAG gggcAGCAGGACTCTCTACCGCAGCCTCTGCAGCACTGTCCAGTGCCGGGGCGACTATCGGAGCCATCCTGATCTAA